A single genomic interval of Melanotaenia boesemani isolate fMelBoe1 chromosome 4, fMelBoe1.pri, whole genome shotgun sequence harbors:
- the cwc25 gene encoding pre-mRNA-splicing factor CWC25 homolog isoform X2 — translation MQRKLVPSSEKKDDRLDWMYQGPAGQVSRDEYLLGRPIDKQITVQYEEPESGPSAETGLLPGSIFSPVTPASNLDLAAKIREDPLFAIRKREEEKKREVLTNPVKMKKIKEMLRQNLDKKDKKKKRKKEKKEKKGDKEKRKEKKHKRSSSSDEGDKYREKSRDVSGADTKSHYHHTGYGLQLPGGRHQQTNHSGRRERSRSRSPHRNHTDSRSYSSSSFRGDKKAEPRAPSPQRERYQRQRNHVSKKLSAEELECKRHEMMNQAKQREEDRENNVKRYKKQDEQEKQREQNAKHDRHAGFIHNMKLESAATSSLEDRVKRNIHSIQRTPASLDNFMKR, via the exons ATGCAGAGGAAACTGGTGCCATCAAGTGA aaaaaaagatgatcGTCTAGACTGGATGTACCAGGGTCCCGCTGGTCAGGTGTCCAGAGATGAGTACCTGCTGGGGCGCCCAATTGACAAGCAGATCACTGTTCAGTACGAAGAGCCAGAAAGTGGTCCATCAGCTGAGACGGGCCTCTTGCCTGGGTCAATCTTCAGCCCTGTCACCCCTGCCTCCAACCTCGATCTGGCCGCCAAGATCAGGGAAGATCCCCTGTTTGCAATCCG gaaacgtgaggaagaaaagaaaagagaagtttTGACTAATCCTGTGAAGATGAAAAAGATCAAGGAAATG ctccGCCAAAATCTTGacaagaaagacaagaaaaagaagaggaagaaggaaaagaaggagaagaaaggagataaggaaaagagaaaagaaaagaaacataaaaggaGTTCAAGTTCTGATGAAGGTGACAAATACAG GGAAAAGTCCAGAGATGTTTCAGGAGCAGATACCAAATCTCATTACCATCATACAGGATATGGTCTGCAG CTCCCTGGTGGCAGACATCAACAGACCAATCACTCAGGGCGGCGTGAGAGGAGCCGGTCACGATCTCCTCACCGAAACCACACGGACAGTCGCTCCTACTCTTCTTCCTCATTCAGAGGTGACAAGAAGGCAGAGCCCAGAGCTCCCAGCCCACAGAGGGAGCGTTATCAAAGACAAAGGAACCATGTGTCCAA GAAGCTTTCTGCAGAGGAACTGGAGTGCAAAAGGCATGAGATGATGAACCAGGCcaagcagagggaggaggaCAGGGAGAATAATGTGAAGCGATACAAGAAGCAAGATGAGCAAGAAAAGCAGAGGGAGCAAAATGCCAAGCATGACCGTCATGCTGGCTTTATTCA TAACATGAAGCTGGAGAGTGCTGCCACCTCCTCTTTAGAGGACAGAGTGAAAAGGAATATTCACTCCATCCAAAGGACGCCAGCCTCACTGGACAACTTCATGAAAAGATGA
- the sp6 gene encoding transcription factor Sp6: MAHPYEPWLRTAPPSGSSEDMNIPSWWDLHRDVQSGSWIDLQTGQGVGLPSVSPGSSMGLQSSLGPYGSDPQLCTLPPAQHASAHSSHLFPQDGFKMEPLAPEMLQQETFSLEEPQDTSVTARPKPQRRSSSRGAGQAVCRCPNCIHAEQMGQSADDRRKHMHNCHIPGCGKAYAKTSHLKAHLRWHSGDRPFVCNWLFCGKRFTRSDELQRHLQTHTGAKKFSCALCPRVFMRNDHLAKHMRTHESPPGHGEERINGDGRMEKGFDAPTPSQSSSNVSASDSTEPPLKLKCETDPSVSSVTGQSG, from the coding sequence ATGGCCCACCCTTATGAACCCTGGTTACGGACAGCACCACCTAGTGGCAGCTCAGAAGACATGAACATCCCCTCCTGGTGGGACCTTCACCGAGATGTGCAGTCAGGGAGCTGGATAGACTTGCAGACAGGGCAAGGTGTTGGTTTACCTTCAGTGAGTCCAGGAAGTTCCATGGGGCTGCAGTCTTCTTTAGGGCCGTATGGCTCCGACCCACAACTGTGCACCCTGCCGCCAGCACAGCATGCTTCGGCTCATTCGTCCCATCTCTTCCCCCAGGATGGCTTCAAAATGGAGCCACTGGCCCCTGAAATGTTACAGCAGGAAACATTCTCTTTGGAGGAACCTCAAGACACCTCTGTTACAGCTCGGCCAAAACCCCAGCGCCGCTCCTCCTCCCGAGGTGCCGGCCAGGCCGTGTGCCGATGCCCTAACTGCATCCATGCTGAACAGATGGGCCAGAGTGCTGATGACAGAAGGAAGCACATGCACAACTGCCACATCCCTGGCTGTGGCAAAGCCTACGCCAAGACCTCCCACCTGAAGGCTCACCTGCGCTGGCATAGCGGGGACCGCCCGTTTGTCTGCAACTGGCTCTTCTGTGGCAAGAGATTCACACGCTCTGATGAACTCCAGCGccacctacagacacacactggtGCTAAGAAGTTTAGCTGCGCATTATGCCCCCGAGTGTTTATGCGCAATGACCACCTGGCAAAGCACATGCGTACACATGAGTCCCCACCAGGACACGGGGAGGAGAGGATAAACGGAGACGGGAGGATGGAAAAAGGCTTTGATGCACCCACACCTTCACAGTCTTCATCAAACGTGTCTgcgtctgacagcacagagccCCCACTGAAGCTGAAATGTGAGACTGACCCATCAGTCTCCAGCGTGACGGGGCAGTCTGGATAA
- the psmb3 gene encoding proteasome subunit beta type-3, with product MSIMSYNGGAVMAMRGKNCVAIAADRRFGIQAQMVTTDFQKIFPMGERLYIGLAGLATDVQTVAQRLKFRLNLYELKEGRQIKPKTFMSMVSNLLYERRFGPYYIEPVIAGLDPKTFEPFICSLDLIGCPMVTEDFVVSGTCSEQMYGMCESLWEPDMEPEDLFETISQAMLNAVDRDAVSGMGVVVHVIEKDKITTRTLKARMD from the exons ATG TCTATTATGTCCTATAATGGAGGGGCCGTCATGGCCATGCGAGGAAAGAACTGTGTGGCCATAGCAGCAGACCGGAGGTTTGGCATCCAGGCTCAGATGGTCACCACAGATTTCCAGAAGATCTTCCCCATGGGAGAGCGGTTGTACATTGGGCTGGCTGGTCTGGCGACTGATGTTCAGACAGT AGCTCAAAGGCTTAAATTCAGACTGAACCTTTATGAGCTGAAGGAGGGTCGCCAGATCAAACCCAAAACCTTCATGAGCATGGTGTCCAACCTGCTGTATGAAAGGAG GTTTGGGCCCTACTACATTGAGCCAGTGATTGCAGGACTAGATCCCAAAACCTTTGAACCCTTCATCTGTTCCTTGGATTTGATTGGCTGTCCCATGGTGACGGAAGACTTCGTTGTGAGTGGCACTTGCTCGGAGCAGATGTACGGCATGTGCGAGTCTTTGTGGGAGCCAGACATG GAACCAGAGGACCTCTTTGAGACCATCTCCCAGGCGATGCTGAATGCAGTTGATAGGGATGCCGTGTCAGGCATGGGAGTCGTTGTACATGTCAT TGAGAAAGACAAGATTACCACACGAACCCTGAAAGCCAGGATGGATTAG
- the cwc25 gene encoding pre-mRNA-splicing factor CWC25 homolog isoform X1, which produces MGGGDLNLKKSWHPQTMKNIERVWKAEQKYEAERKKIEELQKELKEERAREEITRYAEETGAIKKKDDRLDWMYQGPAGQVSRDEYLLGRPIDKQITVQYEEPESGPSAETGLLPGSIFSPVTPASNLDLAAKIREDPLFAIRKREEEKKREVLTNPVKMKKIKEMLRQNLDKKDKKKKRKKEKKEKKGDKEKRKEKKHKRSSSSDEGDKYREKSRDVSGADTKSHYHHTGYGLQLPGGRHQQTNHSGRRERSRSRSPHRNHTDSRSYSSSSFRGDKKAEPRAPSPQRERYQRQRNHVSKKLSAEELECKRHEMMNQAKQREEDRENNVKRYKKQDEQEKQREQNAKHDRHAGFIHNMKLESAATSSLEDRVKRNIHSIQRTPASLDNFMKR; this is translated from the exons ATGGGGGGCGGCGATTTG AACTTGAAAAAGAGTTGGCATCCCCAGACTATGAAAAATATTGAACGTGTTTGGAAAGCTGAACAGAAATATGAGGCTGAACGCAAGAAGATTGAGGAGCTTCAGAAGGAGCTGAAAGAGGAACGAGCCCGAGAAGAGATAACCAGATATGCAGAGGAAACTGGTGCCATCAA aaaaaaagatgatcGTCTAGACTGGATGTACCAGGGTCCCGCTGGTCAGGTGTCCAGAGATGAGTACCTGCTGGGGCGCCCAATTGACAAGCAGATCACTGTTCAGTACGAAGAGCCAGAAAGTGGTCCATCAGCTGAGACGGGCCTCTTGCCTGGGTCAATCTTCAGCCCTGTCACCCCTGCCTCCAACCTCGATCTGGCCGCCAAGATCAGGGAAGATCCCCTGTTTGCAATCCG gaaacgtgaggaagaaaagaaaagagaagtttTGACTAATCCTGTGAAGATGAAAAAGATCAAGGAAATG ctccGCCAAAATCTTGacaagaaagacaagaaaaagaagaggaagaaggaaaagaaggagaagaaaggagataaggaaaagagaaaagaaaagaaacataaaaggaGTTCAAGTTCTGATGAAGGTGACAAATACAG GGAAAAGTCCAGAGATGTTTCAGGAGCAGATACCAAATCTCATTACCATCATACAGGATATGGTCTGCAG CTCCCTGGTGGCAGACATCAACAGACCAATCACTCAGGGCGGCGTGAGAGGAGCCGGTCACGATCTCCTCACCGAAACCACACGGACAGTCGCTCCTACTCTTCTTCCTCATTCAGAGGTGACAAGAAGGCAGAGCCCAGAGCTCCCAGCCCACAGAGGGAGCGTTATCAAAGACAAAGGAACCATGTGTCCAA GAAGCTTTCTGCAGAGGAACTGGAGTGCAAAAGGCATGAGATGATGAACCAGGCcaagcagagggaggaggaCAGGGAGAATAATGTGAAGCGATACAAGAAGCAAGATGAGCAAGAAAAGCAGAGGGAGCAAAATGCCAAGCATGACCGTCATGCTGGCTTTATTCA TAACATGAAGCTGGAGAGTGCTGCCACCTCCTCTTTAGAGGACAGAGTGAAAAGGAATATTCACTCCATCCAAAGGACGCCAGCCTCACTGGACAACTTCATGAAAAGATGA